GTCAAAACCGCCACCGTGCCCCTGTTCGCCTCGCGCCTGGCCGACCAGGTCGGCGAGACCGCGCCGGAGCAGCTCGAGCAGTACTACCAGCAGCACACCGAGGCGTTCCGCTACCCCGATCGGGTCGCCGTCGAGTACCTGAAGGTCGACGTGGCGAAGGTCAAGGAAAGCGTCGAGGTCTCGCGGGTGGCGGCTCACCGCTACTACGAGGCCCACCAGGCCGAATTCACCGTCTCGACCCAGCCGGCGACGGACGAGGCGGCCACTCAGCCGACCCAGCCGGTGACCCGGCAGTTGAGCTTCGAAGAGGCCTATCCGCAAATCGTGGAACGCCTCAAGGCCTCCGACGCCCGCGAACGGGCCATCCAGGCCATCTCAGCGGCCCGCGACCAGGCGATGAGCCACTGGGCGGCGATGCCAAGCGACCCCAACACCGGCCTTAAGACCCATCCGGAGAAGGTCGCCGACTACGCCCAACTCGCCGAGCAGATGGGCAAACGCAAGCACGTCTCCATCCAATACGGCCAGAGCGGCCTCCTGAGCCGCCAGGAGGCGGGCAACTACCCCGGCCTCGGCGAGGCCTACGCCATCGGCCAGAACGGCTTGGTCCCGTTCGCCGATTACGCCTTCAACGTCGTCCCGCTGGTCGAGCCGCCCAGCGTCGAGGACCGCCGGACGACCGAACAGGTCCTTGTCCAGGACCAGGAAAGCCCCATCCTGTACGCCGGATCGGTGGAAAATCCCGACGCCCTGTACGTGTTCCGGGTGACGCAGGTGGCCCCCTCGCGCCTGCCCGAGTCGCTCCAGGAGGTCCGCGAGCAGGTGCAGCGGGAGTGGAAGCTGGCCCAGGCCTATGACCGCGTCCAGGAACTGGCCGGGCAACTGGTCGAGAAGGCCCGCCAGACCAAGCTGACCGAGCTCTTTGAGGCCGAGGGCGGCCCGTCCGAAGCGATTCTGGCCGCCACCCCGGTCACCGAACCGGTGGTCGCGACCTTCGCCCGACGGATGCTCTCGCCGTGGGAGGGCCGGCTCGGCCCGCCGATGATCGAGGGCGTCGAGATGCCGACCGATGCCTTCGCCGACCGGGCGTTCGAGGTGCTCTGGCCCCAGCCGACCACCCAGCCGGACGGGCAGTTTACCACCACGACCATCGCCGACGACGATGACCGAACCGTCTACGTCGTCCAACTGCTCGAAAAAATGCCCGTCACCGACCAGGAATTCCAGCAGTTCAAACCGTTCCTGGCCCGGATCGCCCTCAGCGCCGCCCAGTTCGAGTTCTACCGTAACTGGTTCGATCCCGAGAACCTCCACAAACGCACCGGGTACCGCCCAGCGGACGTGGACTAAGGCCAATAGGCCTCTATCGCTGGGATTCGGGCTTCGTCCGGGGCGCCGGCGGAGGATCTCCCCTCCACCATGCGCGGCGGATTCCACATTCTTTCGAACCGGCAAGGACCTTGACAGGGTCTCGTTCCGGCATTAGAATGGGGCTGTAATTCGTATTACAAGCCATCGTAATACGTAATTCGAGGTTTTCGATGTCGGTGCTGACGCAGAAACAGATCGCGGATCGGCTGGGGGTCTCCCAGTCGCTGGTCTCGCAGATCCTCAACGGCAAACGGACGGTCAGCTCCAAGCTGCACCGTCGGATCGTCCAGGAAGGGGAGCGGCTGGGGTATCAGCCGAACCATTCGGCTCAGGCGTTGCGGACGGGGCGTCGCCGATCGTGGGGAATTCTAGTGCCTGACTTCAGTTTTCTGGCTGACTTTAATCGCCAGATCGTCCAGGGGCTCTCGGAAGTGGCGTCGGCCAACGACCACGCGGTTTCAATCGCGTGCCTCAGCGGCCCGAGGGCCGAGGAGGAGGACTACCTGAAGGTGGTTCGCGGCGGGCGCTTCGACGGGGTGTTTTTGATCTACGAAGGCCGGGCGTCGCGGCCGCCGTTCGAGCGGATCGTTCGGCTGGGAGCGATGCCGGTGGTGATCAACTGCCCGTTGGGCGACGAGGCGGTTCCCCACGTCTGTTCCGACGGCGAAGGCGGGGTCTATGAGGCGGTGCGGCACCTGATCGATGTGCACGGACGGCGTCGGATCGCGTTCGTCAACCGCTGCCGCGAGTCGTGGGTGATGGAGGATCGCTATCGCGGCTACGAGCGGGCGCTGCTGGATGCGGGGCTGGCGGTGGATGACGCCCTGGTTGAGCCGATGGTCGAGGGGCTCAGCTACGAAGGGCACGGCGAGCGGGCGGTGCGCCGGCTGGTGGAAACGGGCGTCGAGTTCGACGCGATCTACTGCGCCGCTGACTACATCGCGATGGGCGTGCTGGCGGGTCTGCACGATCATGGAATCGCGGTTCCGCAGCGGGTGGCGGTGGTGGGGTTCGACAACTTCCATCTGACCGCCTGCACGCGGCCGCGGCTGACCACGGTGGCGTGCGACGGGATCGCGATGGGCCGGCGGGCCGGGCGGATGATGCTGGAAATCCTGGACGGCGGACACGAGCGGGTAGCCCGATCGGTTCGGCTGCCCGTCTCGCTGGTGGTCCGCGAGTCGTGTGGTTGTGGAAAGGCCGGAGTCTCCGATTCCTGATTGGGAGAGGCGACATGCCTCATTTCGGTTGGAAAGGTGGCCCCCGCGGGTCGACAGCGTTTACGCTGATCGAGTTGCTGGTGGTGGTGGCGATTATCGCCGTGCTGGTGTCGGTCCTGCTGCCGGCGCTGCAGAGCGCGCGGGAGGCGGCGCGGTTCGTGGCGTGCGCGTCGAACCTGCGGGCCAGTTCCGCCGCGCTGCATCTGTACGGCCGGGACAATCACGATCAGCTTCCCGAGCGGTTGATCCAAGGTCCAAGCCATATCGCGACCTACGACTCGGCGGTTGTCTGGGCTACGTGGATCGCGCCGCTGCCGGGCGAAGGGGGCGGAGGCGGGTACTGCAACCTCGGCCAACTGGTTCGTCCGACACCTTACCTGCCCAGCGGCCAGTCGCTGTACTGCCCGACCGGGTCGATGGGATGGTACAAATACTCTGACGGTTGGCCGAATCCTGGCGGAGCCACTTGGGCGCTCTGCAACTACGACTTCCAGCCGTGGATCAAGCCGGACGGCTCGGCGTACTATCGGCCGACGCTGGACGTCTGCGCCGGGCTGAACCTGCCGCTGGCCTGGGACACGATCGGGTTGCACCTGGTGGAAGGGGCGATGCAGCACGGCCCGCGGTGGAACGTGGCGTACGCCGACGGGCACGTCCAGCCGTACCTTAACGGCACGCACGACGACTACAACGCCAGCCCGGACCCGGGCATAATCGGCCCGCCGCCCGCGGACATTTCGGGTATGGATTTCGCCACGCTGATCGTCAACGGCCTGAACCAGCAGCCGAGTACGGGACTGGCGATGAAGTACCGGTTCATCCCGAGCCGATGACGCAGGGTGGGCACTGCCCACCGGATTGCTTCTTCCTCATGATTCCAGCGGTATACAAATGAATTGGGAGTGCGCCGACTGGCGCTGGCAAGGTCCAGAGTGATATGAATTCTCGCGATCACTACATGGCGTTCATGGGACGGAAGCCACAGAACCTTCCGCATTGGGAGCACTGGTCATGCCCCGACGCCGAGACGACCATCACGGGGATCGACTACTACGAGCATCCGCGGTTGTGCCGCCAGAAGTTGGTGGCGATGTACCCTCGGCTGGCCTGGTCGCTGGGGGTGCCGGACGACGATACGCCCAAGCCGCGTCCGCGCCTCGACCTCGACGGGCACAGCTCGGACCCCGGCAAACACACGGTCCGCTGGGGCGACGGCGAGTCGGCCCCGTGGAGCCACGGCGAGGCGTTCCGATCCGCCGAGGACGTGTTCGCCTACAGCCCGCTGGAGCACGCCCACGAGTCGCTGCTCGGCGACGTCACCAGCGAGGAGACCCTCTACCGCAACTGGCGCAAGCTTCTGCCCGCCGAGTGGGGCGACCGGGCGCCCGAAGGTTCGACGCGCATGGACTGCTACAATCACTTCACGATGTTCATGTGGCCGCTGATGACGTTCGGCTACGAGCTGTTTCTCGAGACGTGCCTGGACGAGCGGTTCGACCGGATCATGGACGAGTTCGCCGAGATCAACCGGCGGGTGTTCCGGGCGCTGGCCCGGATGCCGCAGAACTTCATCCTCTGCCACGACGACATCGTCAACACCCGCGGGCCGGTCTGTTCGCCCGCGTGGATGCGGCGGCATATCTTCTCCCGCTACGAGGAGTTCTTCGGCATCGTCCGCGACGCGGGCAAGCAGGTCATCTTCATGACCGACGGCTGCGTGGACGCCTTCGCCGATGACATCTTCGCCTGCGGGGCGCGGGGCATCATCACCGAGCCGTACACCGATTTCCGGGCGATCGCCCGGAAACACGAGAACTGCTTCCTGGCCGGCGAAGGCGACAACCGGGTGCTGATGCGCAGCCGGCCGGAGGAAATCCGGGCGATGGTCGAAGGCATGGTCGAGACGGCCCGGATGACCGGCGGCTACATGATGTGCGTCGGCAACCACATTCCGTGGAACGTCCCGCCAAAGGCGGTCCAATGCTATCTCGACCTCTGCGAGGAACTGGCCCACCGTTAGTCACACGAGTTCGATTCGTTTCAATTGGAAGGACGCTCAATGACCCCCGACTCCCTGCCTTTTCTCTACGGCTGTGAATACTACCGCGCTCCGACTCCGGCCCGGCGATACTGGGCGGAAGATCTGCAGCGGATGGCCGATGCGGGCTTCAACGCGGTCAAGCTGTTTATCCAGTGGCGGTGGGTCCATCGCGGCCCCGACCGGTTCTGGTTCGACGATCACGACGAGCTGATGGACCTGGCCGCCAAGGTCAAACTGCCGGTGACGATCAACCTGATCTTCGACACCGCGCCGGTCTGGCTCTTCGATCGCCATCCGGAGGCCTACATGGTGACGGCGGACGGTCAGACGCTGATTTCGCGGGCGGTGGTCTGCCGGCAGATCGGCGGCTATCCCGGCCCGTGCTTCAACCACGAAGGCGCGTGGGCCGAGCGGGAAGCTTTCATTCGAGCGACCGCCAGCCGCTACGGCGGCCATCCGGCGATGGGCATGTGGGACGTGTGGAACGAGCCGGAGTCGTGCCTGTACCTGCGCGAGCCGGACGCCAGGACGCTGGTGTGCTATTGCGGGCGGTGCGACGAGGGATTTAAGGCGTGGCTCAAGGACAAGTACGGCCAGGTGGAGCGGCTCAATGACGTTTGGGGCCGCTGCTACGACGACTTCTCGCAGGTCGAACTGCCGCGCGACCCGCAGCTGTTCTGCGACATGATCGACTGGCGGTTGTTCCATCAGCAGTCGCTGGCGGCCGAGGGCCGGCGGCGGCTGGCGCTGGTCAAGTCGCTCGACGCGAAACACCCGGTCTACCTGCACCCGGTGCCAAACACCACGCACTTCAACGCGGTCACCTCGGTGGACATG
The Phycisphaerae bacterium DNA segment above includes these coding regions:
- a CDS encoding DUF1559 domain-containing protein; amino-acid sequence: MPHFGWKGGPRGSTAFTLIELLVVVAIIAVLVSVLLPALQSAREAARFVACASNLRASSAALHLYGRDNHDQLPERLIQGPSHIATYDSAVVWATWIAPLPGEGGGGGYCNLGQLVRPTPYLPSGQSLYCPTGSMGWYKYSDGWPNPGGATWALCNYDFQPWIKPDGSAYYRPTLDVCAGLNLPLAWDTIGLHLVEGAMQHGPRWNVAYADGHVQPYLNGTHDDYNASPDPGIIGPPPADISGMDFATLIVNGLNQQPSTGLAMKYRFIPSR
- a CDS encoding LacI family transcriptional regulator; this encodes MSVLTQKQIADRLGVSQSLVSQILNGKRTVSSKLHRRIVQEGERLGYQPNHSAQALRTGRRRSWGILVPDFSFLADFNRQIVQGLSEVASANDHAVSIACLSGPRAEEEDYLKVVRGGRFDGVFLIYEGRASRPPFERIVRLGAMPVVINCPLGDEAVPHVCSDGEGGVYEAVRHLIDVHGRRRIAFVNRCRESWVMEDRYRGYERALLDAGLAVDDALVEPMVEGLSYEGHGERAVRRLVETGVEFDAIYCAADYIAMGVLAGLHDHGIAVPQRVAVVGFDNFHLTACTRPRLTTVACDGIAMGRRAGRMMLEILDGGHERVARSVRLPVSLVVRESCGCGKAGVSDS